A single genomic interval of Spirosoma taeanense harbors:
- a CDS encoding alpha-1,2-fucosyltransferase, whose translation MIISRITSGLGNQLFQYAAARHLALKNKTSLYLDLSYYRQQYDTDTLRHFKLGNFSVPYRLLQQSPLEYVSKATKLLPKRSLPPLFLFLKEQHFHFDDSVVQARANCITLDGFWQSEAYFRDSAATIRRELTLSGTPSPEFPDYSRQIQNASTAVSLHVRRGDYVNHPEFSKTFGFIGLDYYRQALNQLHERHPNARLFVFSDDQAWVRQNLTLPDDTVFVQNSGLNADVADLMLMSQCRHHIIANSSFSWWGAWLNPSPDKFVITPRQWYKQQPTWNTKDLLPSGWLAL comes from the coding sequence ATGATTATCAGCAGAATTACCAGCGGCTTAGGCAATCAGCTTTTTCAGTACGCGGCTGCCCGGCATCTTGCGCTGAAAAACAAGACAAGCCTGTATCTGGACTTGAGTTATTACCGGCAGCAGTACGATACGGACACGTTGCGACACTTTAAACTGGGGAATTTTTCGGTTCCGTACCGGCTGTTGCAGCAATCACCCCTCGAATACGTGTCCAAAGCCACAAAACTGCTGCCGAAACGGAGCCTGCCGCCCCTGTTCCTGTTTCTGAAAGAGCAGCATTTTCACTTTGACGACAGCGTCGTTCAGGCCCGTGCCAACTGCATTACGCTGGATGGTTTCTGGCAGTCAGAAGCGTATTTCCGGGATAGCGCGGCTACCATCAGGCGCGAGCTTACGTTATCGGGTACGCCCAGTCCCGAATTCCCGGACTATAGTCGGCAGATTCAGAACGCGTCAACGGCGGTATCGCTCCATGTCCGGCGGGGCGATTACGTCAACCATCCGGAATTCAGTAAAACGTTCGGATTCATCGGGCTTGATTACTACCGGCAGGCGTTGAACCAACTGCATGAGCGACACCCAAACGCCCGGCTGTTTGTGTTCAGCGACGATCAGGCGTGGGTTCGCCAGAACCTGACCCTGCCCGACGATACGGTGTTTGTGCAGAACTCCGGTCTCAACGCCGATGTCGCCGATCTGATGCTGATGAGCCAGTGCCGCCACCACATCATTGCGAACAGTTCCTTTAGCTGGTGGGGTGCCTGGCTCAACCCCAGCCCCGATAAGTTCGTCATTACGCCCCGGCAGTGGTACAAACAACAGCCGACCTGGAATACCAAAGACCTGCTGCCATCGGGCTGGCTGGCCCTTTAA
- a CDS encoding type I restriction endonuclease, whose protein sequence is MDFKDHIKQLGDRVTRLKDSILTEEATKTALVMPFLNVLGYDVFNPFEVVPEFISDIGTKKGEKVDYAIMREENGHAEPCMLMECKHWKQSLTLHDNQLLRYFHVTKARFGILTNGIIYRFYTDLEEPNKMDQKPFLEVNMLDLRDNQVEELKKFSKPYFNVDDIISTASELKYTGELKSIIHQEMTNPSDTLVRHFAKQVYGGQLNQRMMEYFTNLVRKSFQHTFSDQITDRLKTALVQEELTVQPTTTDPTPAPTSQEKEGPVINTTAEELEGFYIIRSILRPHVEASRIVHRDAQSYFAVLLDDNNRKTLCRLHFNGQKKYIGILDSDKRETRQEINSLDDIYKYSEQLLATLSGLIKGKGGE, encoded by the coding sequence ATGGATTTTAAAGACCACATCAAGCAACTGGGCGACCGTGTCACACGCCTGAAAGATTCCATTCTAACTGAAGAAGCTACAAAGACGGCACTTGTTATGCCCTTTTTAAATGTACTGGGCTACGATGTTTTTAATCCCTTTGAAGTTGTTCCTGAGTTCATCTCCGACATTGGCACCAAAAAAGGTGAAAAGGTAGATTATGCCATAATGCGCGAAGAGAACGGCCACGCTGAGCCTTGCATGCTCATGGAATGTAAACACTGGAAGCAGTCCCTCACTTTACATGACAATCAACTCCTGCGATACTTCCACGTTACGAAAGCTCGCTTTGGCATCTTGACAAATGGTATAATCTATCGCTTCTATACCGATCTGGAAGAGCCTAATAAGATGGATCAAAAGCCCTTTCTAGAGGTGAATATGCTTGATCTGCGGGACAATCAAGTCGAGGAGCTAAAGAAGTTTAGTAAGCCCTACTTTAACGTTGATGATATTATCTCAACGGCCAGTGAGCTAAAGTACACAGGCGAGCTAAAGTCAATTATTCACCAGGAAATGACCAATCCGTCGGACACCTTAGTGAGGCACTTTGCCAAGCAGGTTTATGGAGGGCAGTTGAACCAGCGAATGATGGAGTACTTTACTAACCTGGTCCGCAAGTCCTTTCAGCATACATTTTCTGACCAGATCACCGATCGGCTAAAAACAGCGCTCGTCCAGGAAGAACTAACCGTTCAGCCTACGACCACTGACCCAACTCCTGCCCCCACCAGTCAGGAGAAGGAGGGGCCAGTTATTAACACCACTGCTGAGGAACTTGAGGGCTTCTACATCATCCGCTCTATCTTGCGTCCACACGTCGAAGCTTCTCGAATCGTGCATCGCGACGCGCAGAGTTACTTCGCCGTTTTACTTGACGACAATAACCGCAAGACGCTCTGCCGCCTACACTTTAATGGACAAAAGAAGTACATCGGCATTCTTGATAGTGATAAGCGCGAGACGCGTCAGGAGATTAATTCCCTTGATGATATCTACAAGTATTCCGAGCAGTTGCTCGCTACACTCAGTGGGCTAATAAAGGGTAAAGGCGGGGAGTAG
- a CDS encoding SDR family oxidoreductase: MKDKIVLITGASSGIGKALAFAFGREGAHIVICARKADALQQVSDELRQAGITVLALTADVSIEADVKQLIEQTIARFGRLDILVNNAGITMRSMLVDTDPAVIQKVMDVNFMGTVYATRYALPYIQQAKGSIVGISSIAGYRGLPVRSGYSASKFAMNGFLEAVRTELLHSGVHVLTACPGFTTSNIRYSALDAHGQVTGETVRDEGSMMSAEECADHILRAVKARKRELILTTQGKLTVLVNKLLPGLADKLVFNTLAKEKDSPLKK, from the coding sequence ATGAAGGATAAGATTGTACTCATTACCGGGGCCTCGTCCGGCATTGGCAAAGCGCTGGCTTTCGCCTTTGGCCGCGAAGGTGCCCACATCGTTATCTGCGCCCGTAAAGCCGATGCGCTTCAGCAGGTTAGCGACGAACTCCGTCAGGCGGGCATTACCGTACTGGCCCTCACCGCCGACGTAAGCATTGAAGCCGACGTAAAGCAGCTTATCGAACAGACGATTGCCCGCTTTGGCCGGCTGGATATCCTGGTCAACAACGCCGGTATCACCATGCGTTCGATGCTGGTGGACACTGATCCGGCGGTCATTCAGAAGGTGATGGACGTTAATTTCATGGGGACGGTTTACGCGACGCGCTATGCCCTGCCTTATATTCAGCAAGCCAAAGGCTCCATCGTGGGTATATCGTCCATTGCCGGGTATCGGGGTTTACCGGTACGGAGCGGCTACTCAGCGTCAAAATTTGCCATGAACGGATTTTTGGAAGCGGTCCGGACCGAGCTGCTGCATTCGGGCGTTCACGTGCTGACGGCCTGCCCTGGTTTTACGACCTCTAACATTCGTTACTCCGCCCTCGACGCACACGGGCAGGTTACCGGCGAAACCGTTCGGGATGAAGGCTCGATGATGAGCGCCGAAGAATGCGCCGACCATATTCTACGCGCCGTAAAAGCCCGTAAGCGGGAACTGATCCTGACGACACAAGGCAAACTAACCGTTCTGGTCAACAAGCTGCTGCCCGGTCTGGCCGACAAGCTCGTTTTCAACACGCTCGCCAAAGAGAAAGACTCACCGCTGAAGAAATGA
- a CDS encoding glycosyltransferase family 4 protein, with translation MTKVFIDHQKFSTQKYGGISRYFANIIQGIKRTDTMTYRLGVMHAQNHYIQKEPLPMKGRLSNLILNRNQRYDYRLNQLYCRRLLEKADFDVFHPTYYDTYYFQQLTKPLVITIHDMTYERLPEYFWAQDPLTRQKRENILRADAIITISETTRKDLLSFFNVDPQKVSTIYHGIDSESSLVTRPVDDLPEQYVLFVGDRSGYKNFYLFLNAFSKLASRFPDLHVVLAGGGKLEVADLEFIQRLKLTKRVQHIGATDEQLNYLYQNAQLFVYPSLYEGFGLPILEAFKARCPILLSDTECFREVAADAAVYFSATDLNDLVERLTVTLTDTALKARLVERGTERIKDFSLQKSIDQTLNVYKSLA, from the coding sequence ATGACAAAAGTATTTATCGACCACCAGAAATTCAGCACGCAGAAGTACGGAGGTATTAGCCGGTACTTTGCCAACATCATTCAGGGAATTAAACGCACCGATACCATGACGTATCGGCTGGGGGTGATGCACGCGCAGAATCACTATATCCAGAAGGAGCCCCTGCCGATGAAAGGAAGGCTAAGCAACCTGATCTTAAACCGAAACCAACGGTACGATTATCGGCTGAATCAGCTTTACTGCAGGCGGCTGCTGGAAAAAGCCGATTTCGACGTGTTTCACCCGACCTACTACGATACGTACTATTTTCAGCAGTTGACGAAACCGCTGGTCATTACGATTCATGACATGACGTATGAGCGGCTTCCCGAGTATTTCTGGGCTCAGGACCCGCTCACCCGCCAGAAGCGCGAGAATATTCTGCGGGCTGACGCCATCATTACCATCTCGGAAACGACCCGCAAAGATTTGCTGAGTTTTTTTAATGTTGACCCGCAGAAGGTGTCGACCATCTACCATGGAATTGATAGCGAAAGTTCGCTGGTCACCCGGCCCGTTGACGATTTGCCCGAGCAATACGTCCTGTTTGTGGGCGATCGGAGCGGCTACAAAAACTTTTACCTGTTTCTGAATGCGTTCAGCAAGCTGGCGTCTCGCTTCCCGGACTTACACGTAGTACTCGCCGGTGGGGGAAAGCTGGAAGTAGCTGATCTGGAATTCATTCAGCGGTTGAAGTTGACGAAACGGGTACAGCACATTGGCGCTACGGACGAACAGCTGAACTACCTGTATCAGAACGCGCAATTGTTTGTCTATCCTTCTCTTTATGAAGGCTTTGGATTGCCCATTCTGGAAGCGTTCAAGGCCCGGTGTCCAATTCTGTTAAGTGATACCGAATGCTTCCGTGAGGTAGCTGCCGATGCCGCGGTGTATTTCAGCGCCACCGATCTCAACGATCTGGTTGAAAGGCTGACGGTTACGTTAACGGACACGGCGCTGAAAGCCAGACTGGTGGAACGGGGAACCGAGCGCATAAAAGATTTTTCGCTGCAGAAGTCGATTGATCAGACCCTGAACGTCTATAAATCTCTGGCCTGA
- a CDS encoding T9SS type B sorting domain-containing protein: MSRGVAFVILPLLVILSGVVCRAQCSQGAIICETFGSGPKGPLPTGITNFTYRSRACPDDGEYTVIDTVAGTCHGQAWHAVWEDHTPNDGRGNMLVVNASYKPSEFYSQKAVGLCPGVIYEFSLWVINLNNVLLPGACDEYQLRNPVIAMRIEQPDGTLINEVVQPAVARTRAPVWVHLSMRFSIPTSSNDIVVKLINKGLGGCGNDLAIDDIGFRPVHPDLSIRFAQSPDAQTTVCADTRLTLTVGVATGYINPVYRWEQSRDNVNWTTIPGAEQATYTIRAVKPGRTYYRLRNTQSINAAAVGRAQCSTESNVLLVDCIANAPFSLGADLILCEGTTQSIQPLEPLPAGTTFMWSDQSRGEQLTVAKSGTYWLETSLNGCPYRDSIEVESPNCRLEELYVPDAFSPNNDNYNDQLVVRHPGAFITFTFRIYDRWGSPIFLSHQLDQTWDGTFQNRPCTEGVYAWTADYRVLNPLHGEQHVIRSGRVLLVR; the protein is encoded by the coding sequence ATGAGTAGGGGAGTGGCGTTCGTCATCCTGCCTTTGCTGGTGATCCTGTCAGGCGTTGTATGCCGGGCGCAATGCAGTCAGGGCGCTATCATCTGCGAAACGTTCGGCAGTGGTCCTAAAGGTCCGCTGCCAACCGGGATAACGAATTTCACGTACCGATCCAGAGCCTGCCCGGACGATGGCGAATACACGGTGATAGATACCGTAGCCGGAACCTGCCACGGTCAGGCCTGGCATGCCGTATGGGAAGATCATACGCCGAACGATGGGCGAGGCAATATGCTGGTGGTGAACGCGTCTTATAAGCCCAGCGAATTTTATAGTCAGAAAGCCGTTGGGCTTTGTCCAGGCGTCATTTATGAGTTCTCCCTGTGGGTAATTAACCTGAACAACGTTCTGCTGCCCGGCGCCTGTGATGAATACCAGCTGCGCAATCCGGTTATCGCCATGCGGATTGAACAGCCCGATGGTACGCTTATCAATGAAGTGGTGCAGCCGGCTGTAGCCCGCACCCGAGCGCCGGTCTGGGTGCATCTATCCATGCGGTTTTCAATACCCACCAGCAGCAATGATATTGTCGTCAAGCTTATCAACAAAGGTCTTGGCGGCTGCGGCAACGATCTGGCCATCGACGACATTGGTTTTCGCCCGGTTCACCCAGATCTGTCCATTCGGTTTGCCCAGTCACCCGATGCTCAAACGACGGTATGCGCCGATACCCGCCTGACGCTCACCGTTGGCGTAGCTACTGGCTATATCAATCCGGTGTATAGATGGGAGCAAAGTCGGGATAACGTCAACTGGACAACCATACCCGGCGCCGAGCAGGCAACGTACACGATCAGGGCCGTTAAGCCAGGGCGTACGTACTACCGACTCCGGAATACCCAATCCATTAACGCAGCCGCCGTCGGTCGGGCCCAGTGTTCGACCGAATCGAACGTTCTGCTGGTGGACTGCATAGCGAATGCGCCGTTCAGTCTGGGCGCTGATCTGATCCTGTGTGAGGGGACCACTCAGTCGATACAGCCTTTAGAGCCGTTACCCGCTGGTACGACATTTATGTGGTCTGACCAGAGCAGGGGGGAGCAGTTAACGGTCGCCAAGTCGGGCACCTACTGGCTGGAAACCTCCCTGAACGGATGCCCGTACCGGGACAGTATCGAGGTCGAATCGCCAAACTGTCGCTTAGAGGAACTATACGTCCCCGATGCGTTTTCGCCCAATAACGACAACTACAATGACCAGTTGGTCGTCCGGCATCCCGGTGCGTTTATAACCTTTACGTTTCGGATTTATGACCGCTGGGGCAGTCCGATCTTTTTAAGCCATCAGCTCGACCAAACCTGGGACGGCACCTTCCAGAACCGCCCCTGCACCGAGGGCGTTTACGCCTGGACGGCTGATTACCGGGTTTTAAATCCGTTGCATGGTGAGCAGCACGTAATCAGGAGCGGTCGGGTTCTGCTGGTTCGGTAA
- a CDS encoding MOP flippase family protein: protein MSHKQQAISGGKWMSMSTAISTLFQFGQVAVLARLLEPSVFGIVSVSTLLIAFFSIFANLGFSNSIIYKQEEDRQVLSTIYLLNLALGLLIGVIVFFSWPLVVAYYNEPRLEQVIKLSSLYFIIVYLGQIYLFLLQKELRFKAVASIDITGTVVGSTVTILLAYNGYAELSLIYGQLAQQAAKSVLQVIYGRGLFSPVLKFDLSLIRDHLRFGLYNVGDGIVGFIQANSDNILVGGMLGVKQLGYYTLASQLAVFPISRLSPIVLQVAYPILARFKGNTNELKKSYLTILDLLSYVNLPLLAGLFVTADSVVPLFYGPGWEPTILLIRIFVFVSLFTFLSNPLFTLAFSKGKPKLLFYLNVITLVIKIPLVYLFAQYWGVVGIAMAFLTATLANLLINFRIVHSLVGSFLGEFAQNIAKPVLFCLVMFGAISLYKAYADSINLVNTCVEVGIGALIYIGLTFRYKYSLTDLKTMGKVA, encoded by the coding sequence TCTACGCTTTTTCAGTTTGGTCAGGTGGCCGTGCTGGCCCGGTTGCTGGAACCGTCGGTTTTTGGAATTGTGAGCGTCAGTACGCTGCTGATCGCCTTCTTCAGCATTTTTGCCAACCTGGGTTTTTCGAACTCCATTATCTACAAGCAGGAAGAGGACCGGCAGGTGTTGTCAACGATCTATCTGCTCAATCTGGCGTTGGGCTTACTCATTGGCGTTATCGTTTTTTTTAGCTGGCCGCTGGTTGTCGCCTACTACAACGAGCCTCGCCTGGAGCAGGTTATCAAGCTATCGTCGCTGTATTTCATCATTGTTTATCTCGGTCAGATTTATCTGTTCCTGCTTCAGAAGGAACTCCGGTTCAAAGCGGTTGCCAGCATCGACATCACGGGTACAGTTGTCGGCAGTACCGTAACCATACTGCTGGCTTATAATGGCTATGCCGAACTGTCGCTGATTTACGGTCAACTGGCACAGCAGGCTGCCAAATCGGTTCTTCAGGTAATTTACGGCAGGGGTTTGTTTTCGCCCGTACTGAAATTTGATCTGAGCCTGATCAGGGATCACCTGCGGTTCGGTCTCTACAACGTGGGCGACGGGATTGTAGGATTCATTCAGGCCAACTCAGATAATATTCTGGTAGGGGGGATGCTGGGCGTAAAGCAATTGGGTTATTATACGCTGGCGTCGCAGCTCGCAGTTTTTCCGATCTCCAGGCTGAGTCCAATCGTACTGCAGGTCGCCTATCCGATTTTGGCGCGGTTCAAGGGAAATACAAACGAGCTGAAAAAGTCGTATCTGACCATTCTCGATCTGCTCAGCTACGTGAACCTGCCGCTTCTGGCGGGCCTGTTTGTTACGGCCGATAGCGTAGTGCCGCTCTTCTACGGCCCCGGCTGGGAGCCAACGATTCTGCTGATCCGGATTTTCGTGTTTGTCAGCCTGTTCACCTTCCTGAGCAATCCGCTGTTTACGCTGGCTTTCTCGAAAGGAAAGCCCAAACTCCTGTTTTACCTGAACGTCATTACGCTGGTTATCAAGATTCCCTTGGTTTATCTGTTCGCGCAGTACTGGGGCGTAGTGGGCATTGCTATGGCTTTTCTGACGGCAACCCTAGCCAATCTGCTCATCAATTTCCGGATTGTCCACTCGCTAGTTGGTTCGTTTCTGGGTGAGTTTGCTCAGAATATCGCCAAGCCAGTTCTGTTCTGCCTGGTCATGTTTGGTGCCATCTCGCTTTATAAAGCTTATGCTGATTCCATTAACCTTGTCAATACCTGCGTGGAAGTTGGCATTGGCGCGCTGATTTACATAGGACTGACCTTTCGCTATAAATACTCCCTTACCGACCTAAAAACAATGGGTAAAGTCGCCTGA
- a CDS encoding DUF3127 domain-containing protein, with product MALEIVGKLIKVLPEVNGQSQKGPWSKQEFVIETLEAQYPKKVCMTAWGEKVNDLKQFAEGDTLKATFSAESREYNERWYTELRAFRIELAEGGDSAAAYSAPSRPAQAPTEAPRSRPAQQSQPAAVPFNTSFDDESNDLPF from the coding sequence ATGGCCTTAGAAATAGTCGGAAAATTGATAAAAGTTCTGCCCGAAGTAAATGGTCAGAGCCAGAAAGGACCCTGGAGCAAGCAAGAGTTCGTTATTGAAACCTTAGAAGCGCAGTACCCCAAGAAAGTGTGCATGACCGCCTGGGGCGAAAAAGTAAATGATCTGAAACAGTTTGCTGAAGGCGATACGCTGAAAGCAACGTTCAGCGCCGAATCGCGGGAGTATAACGAGCGCTGGTACACGGAGCTGCGGGCCTTCCGGATCGAACTGGCTGAAGGTGGTGATTCGGCTGCTGCTTATTCGGCACCGTCCCGCCCGGCACAGGCACCGACCGAAGCACCCCGTTCGCGTCCGGCTCAGCAAAGCCAGCCCGCTGCGGTTCCCTTCAATACGTCTTTCGACGATGAAAGCAACGATCTGCCGTTTTAA
- a CDS encoding acyltransferase family protein translates to MNTPDTMRFRAVDTFRGIAAILVILFHLQHLNLLSGNDFIARSDIFVDFFFVLSGFVMTHSNYGKITNLASVRLFVIKRFKRLYPLHVFTLLLVLLFEVFRYGVDRYVVKLANPVFADDKSLPSFIANLTLTQSLNLFDRVTWNGPSWSISVEFYTYILWALGLLLFRKNLLLLGSVGLGLAAWFIAQHGGNIIFNYDYGLIRCLYSFLIGMLAYRLSRRLPFTFSYGQYSAAEILLIGLAMLTVSSFTHPESWLMPLFFAILIIVFSREGGVVSNLLVKERFEFLGKLSYSYYLNHTLVLAVMDLLLFKLVKLPHTSLAELLYVVVCLACVHVLSVFTYRHVELILQSVSSNRAPKTAVDMAVV, encoded by the coding sequence ATGAATACACCGGATACGATGCGGTTCAGAGCGGTCGATACCTTTCGGGGTATAGCTGCCATTCTGGTTATTCTGTTCCATTTGCAGCACCTCAATCTGCTGTCGGGTAATGACTTTATCGCCAGGAGCGACATTTTCGTCGACTTTTTCTTTGTGCTGTCCGGGTTTGTCATGACCCATAGCAATTACGGTAAAATTACGAACCTGGCCAGTGTCCGGCTCTTTGTCATAAAGCGGTTCAAACGCCTGTACCCGCTTCATGTATTCACGCTCCTGCTGGTGCTGCTGTTTGAAGTGTTTCGGTACGGAGTGGATCGGTACGTTGTTAAGTTAGCCAATCCCGTTTTTGCGGATGACAAAAGCCTGCCTTCGTTCATCGCGAATCTGACGTTGACCCAATCACTGAATCTGTTTGATCGGGTTACCTGGAATGGCCCCAGTTGGAGCATCAGCGTTGAGTTCTATACCTATATTCTCTGGGCGCTGGGTTTGCTGCTGTTTCGAAAAAACCTGCTGCTTCTGGGCAGCGTTGGGCTTGGGCTGGCGGCCTGGTTTATCGCGCAGCATGGCGGCAACATTATCTTTAATTACGATTATGGCTTGATTCGCTGTCTATACAGTTTTCTGATCGGGATGCTGGCGTACCGACTGAGTCGTCGGCTGCCGTTTACGTTCAGTTACGGACAGTATTCGGCTGCGGAGATTCTGCTGATTGGCCTAGCTATGCTGACGGTCAGCTCGTTTACGCACCCCGAAAGCTGGCTGATGCCGCTGTTCTTTGCCATCCTGATTATTGTTTTTTCCCGCGAAGGGGGAGTCGTCTCGAACCTCCTGGTGAAAGAGCGTTTTGAATTTCTGGGGAAACTGTCTTATTCCTATTATCTGAATCACACGCTCGTGCTGGCAGTCATGGATCTGCTGCTGTTTAAGCTGGTCAAGCTGCCTCACACATCACTGGCAGAACTCCTGTACGTCGTTGTCTGCCTGGCCTGTGTTCATGTGCTATCTGTCTTTACGTACCGACACGTTGAATTAATTCTTCAATCTGTTTCATCAAATCGAGCCCCGAAAACAGCCGTCGACATGGCCGTTGTCTGA
- a CDS encoding glycosyltransferase family 2 protein: protein MNLLKAPRWLSQFNFPYESFETIPPSVFETINQNLDKLQHPEPLVSIVIPAWNEEVNILRSIASLAKLKTTIPVEILVVNNNSTDQMQKTLDQLHVRSVFQPIQGWGPARQMGLEQARGKYLLTADADGIYPPEWLNEMMAVLQQPGVVCACGRYSFIPSPGFPRWVLTLHETLKDCLADARHLKRPYLNAYGISNGYVREYGLKIGYVMRKVRGEDGRMCFDMMQYGKVKQVRSAKARVWTGTRTLEKDGNGSYFRALWIKVGIELRRLTWLFVAQQPHDTKTSLNE, encoded by the coding sequence ATGAACCTTCTGAAAGCACCCCGCTGGCTAAGCCAGTTTAACTTCCCTTACGAGTCCTTCGAGACTATTCCGCCGTCAGTTTTTGAGACCATTAACCAGAATCTGGATAAGCTTCAGCATCCTGAACCACTGGTCAGTATTGTCATTCCTGCCTGGAACGAAGAAGTAAATATTCTCCGGAGTATTGCGTCCCTGGCTAAACTGAAAACAACCATTCCGGTGGAGATTCTGGTCGTCAACAACAACTCGACCGACCAGATGCAGAAAACGCTGGATCAGCTTCACGTCCGCTCAGTCTTTCAGCCAATTCAGGGCTGGGGACCCGCGCGACAGATGGGTCTGGAACAGGCACGAGGTAAGTATTTGCTGACGGCGGATGCCGATGGTATTTATCCGCCCGAATGGCTCAATGAAATGATGGCCGTCCTGCAGCAGCCGGGGGTGGTTTGTGCCTGTGGCCGCTACTCGTTTATTCCCTCGCCGGGGTTTCCGCGCTGGGTGCTGACGCTGCACGAAACGCTGAAAGACTGTCTGGCCGACGCCCGCCACCTGAAACGGCCGTACCTGAATGCCTACGGGATCAGCAACGGGTATGTTCGGGAATACGGCCTGAAAATCGGTTACGTCATGCGCAAAGTTCGGGGCGAGGACGGACGGATGTGCTTCGACATGATGCAGTACGGTAAGGTAAAGCAGGTCAGATCAGCAAAGGCCCGCGTCTGGACTGGCACCCGTACGCTGGAGAAAGATGGCAACGGAAGTTATTTCCGGGCGCTCTGGATAAAAGTAGGTATCGAGCTGCGCCGTCTGACCTGGTTGTTTGTGGCCCAGCAACCCCATGATACAAAAACGTCGCTGAATGAGTAG